One Phragmites australis chromosome 23, lpPhrAust1.1, whole genome shotgun sequence DNA window includes the following coding sequences:
- the LOC133906551 gene encoding uncharacterized protein LOC133906551, giving the protein MEAGGAGEVRHWNADVNDISLHVAEQGPAAGSAVLLLHGFPELWFSWRHQMAALAARGFRALAPDLRGYGDSSAPADPTAYSIFHIVGDIVALLDHLGLPKVFVVGHDWGALVAWHLCLFRPDRVHAVVNLGVPYFPRSPRPMTESFAALGDSFYIVQFQEPGRAERAFGRYDVATVLKKFYSIEIDELIAPPGVEMIDFLEAPSSPLPWITEEELGQYAEKFQKSGFTGPLNYYRMLDTNWRLTAPWNGAKITVPAKFILGEKDIGLQSFGTEHYVKSGGLKSSVPDLEVAIIEGHHFLQQEQAERVNSEILSYLVKFTSEASA; this is encoded by the exons ATGGAGGCCGGCGGCGCAGGCGAGGTGCGGCACTGGAACGCGGACGTCAATGACATCTCGCTCCACGTCGCTGAGCAGGGACCCGCCGCCGGGTCGgcagtcctcctcctccacggctTCCCGGAGCTCTGGTTCTCATGGCGCCACCAGATGGCTGCACTCGCcgcgcgcggcttccgcgctcTCGCCCCCGACCTCCGCGGCTACGGAGACTCCTCCGCCCCCGCCGACCCTACCGCCTACTCCATCTTCCACATCGTCGGCGACATCGTCGCGCTCCTGGACCACCTCGGCCTCCCCAAG GTGTTCGTCGTGGGGCACGACTGGGGCGCGCTGGTGGCGTGGCATCTCTGCTTGTTCCGGCCGGACAGGGTACACGCCGTCGTCAATCTGGGGGTGCCGTACTTTCCCCGCAGCCCTCGCCCGATGACGGAGTCCTTTGCGGCGCTCGGCGACAGCTTCTACATTGTGCAGTTCCAG GAGCCTGGAAGGGCTGAAAGGGCATTTGGTCGCTATGATGTTGCGACTGTCCTAAAGAAATTCTACTCCATTGAAATCGATGAACTCATTGCTCCTCCTGGAGTAGAGATGATAGACTTTCTTGAGGCACCTTCATCGCCACTTCCCTGGATCACTGAGGAAGAACTTGGTCAGTATGCCGAAAAGTTCCAGAAGTCTGGGTTCACTGGACCCCTCAACTACTACCGCATGTTGGACAC GAACTGGAGACTTACTGCACCTTGGAATGGAGCGAAAATCACAGTGCCTGCTAAGTTTATTCTTGGCGAAAAGGACATTGGTCTCCAGTCCTTTGGAACTGAGCACTACGTCAAGAGTGGGGGTCTAAAGTCCAGTGTTCCAGATCTTGAGGTTGCGATCATCGAAGGTCACCATTTCCTCCAACAAGAGCAGGCCGAGAGAGTGAATTCTGAGATACTTTCCTACCTGGTCAAGTTTACCAGTGAGGCATCAGCTTGA
- the LOC133906567 gene encoding BEL1-like homeodomain protein 7 has protein sequence MMETYYLSPGSQRDSQNMYMRDPGNASYPMPSALGNLLYLNNPTSGPYTEFSGILQSQQNCPDPGHPSVMSQDSSARESNMLGSHQGLRSFGPVKDMKNEMLMHMMDGSQSSTADLIHDNAHNGAQLEFGVLNNHSSSNIPSVQGQGLSLSLNTEILTPSLPYWSVKPDMLSPHSYHDSLRFDDIRMKSMQSEASRAIRNSRYLKAAQELLDEVVNVWKNIKRKAQKEQGEAGKIDGKETEGGLKSEGVSSNPQESSANAAPELSTAEKQELQNKMAKLMTMLDEVDRKYKHYYHQMQTVVSSFDVVSGPGAAKPYTAVALQTISRHFRCLKDAINDQLNVIRKKLGEEENSSGKEGKLTRLRYIDQQLRQQRAFQQYGGMIPQNAWRPQRGLPENSVTILRAWLFEHFLHPYPKDSEKLMLARQTGLTRSQISNWFINARVRLWKPMIEDMYKEEIGDIEQDSNSSSDNAPRSKGKVASSEDKEDLKSSTPRVCETSQLNESRASIGTMNVGGAPVGFQNEANPDDSFMNLMLKDQRSNEADGGLLHNAVEHHQDENARFMAYHLAELGRYRNGNVSLTLGLQRSSSSLSVPNAQQSFSGVRDDDIYNATAPLGVSIASSDYESMNQMDQRQRFEQSPLLHDFVA, from the exons ATGATGGAGACTTATTACTTGAGCCCGGGTAGTCAAAGAGACTCGCAGAACATGTACATGAGAGACCCGGGCAATGCATCCTATCCTATGCCATCGGCTCTAGGGAACTTGCTTTATCTGAACAATCCTACGTCTGGACCATACACGGAGTTCAGTGGCATTCTGCAGTCTCAACAGAATTGTCCTGACCCTGGCCATCCTTCAGTGATGTCCCAAGACTCATCTGCAAGGGAGTCCAACATGCTTGGTTCCCACCAGGGGCTACGGTCTTTTGGTCCTGTCAAAGATATGAAAAACGAGATGTTGATGCATATGATGGATGGATCACAAAGTAGCACTGCTGATCTCATCCACGATAATGCCCACAATGGTGCTCAGCTTGAATTTGGTGTTCTGAACAACCACAGCTCATCAAACATTCCCTCAGTGCAAGGCCAAGGTTTATCTCTGAGCCTCAACACAGAAATTCTGACACCTTCTTTACCATACTGGTCTGTCAAACCAGATATGTTGTCGCCGCACTCTTACCATGACAGTCTCCGATTTGATGACATCCGAATGAAGAGTATGCAGTCTGAGGCCTCACGTGCAATCCGGAACTCAAGGTATCTGAAAGCAGCACAGGAACTGCTCGATGAGGTTGTGAATGTTTGGAAGAATATTAAGAGGAAAGCTCAGAAAGAACAAGGCGAAGCCGGAAAGATAGATGGCAAAGAGACCGAGGGAGGGCTGAAAAGTGAGGGTGTGTCCTCTAATCCGCAGGAATCTTCTGCCAATGCAGCACCTGAGCTTTCTACTGCTGAGAAGCAAGAGCTTCAGAACAAGATGGCAAAACTGATGACAATGTTGGATGAG GTGGACCGGAAATACAAGCACTATTACCACCAAATGCAAACCGTGGTTTCATCTTTTGATGTAGTATCTGGGCCTGGAGCTGCCAAACCTTACACTGCAGTTGCTCTTCAGACAATCTCACGACACTTCCGGTGCCTGAAGGATGCTATCAATGACCAGCTCAATGTCATCAGGAAGAAGCTTGGTGAGGAGGAAAATTCATCTGGAAAGGAGGGCAAATTAACTCGTCTCCGGTACATCGATCAACAGCTAAGGCAGCAGCGAGCTTTCCAACAGTACGGCGGCATGATTCCACAAAATGCTTGGAGGCCACAGAGGGGACTACCTGAAAACTCTGTTACGATTCTTCGTGCTTGGCTCTTTGAACATTTCCTTCACCC GTACCCAAAAGATTCTGAAAAATTGATGCTAGCAAGGCAAACAGGCTTGACAAGGAGTCAG ATTTCAAATTGGTTCATCAATGCCCGTGTCCGCCTTTGGAAACCGATGATTGAGGACATGTACAAAGAAGAGATTGGTGATATAGAGCAagactccaactcttcttccgacAATGCGCCAAGAAGCAAGGGCAAAGTGGCATCTTCTGAAGACAAAGAGGACCTGAAAAGTTCTACACCTCGAGTATGTGAAACCAGCCAGCTGAACGAGTCGAGGGCCAGCATTGGGACTATGAACGTTGGTGGAGCACCTGTTGGGTTCCAGAATGAGGCCAACCCTGATGACAGTTTCATGAACCTGATGCTTAAGGACCAACGATCAAACGAAGCAGATGGTGGCCTCCTCCATAATGCCGTCGAGCATCACCAAGATGAGAATGCCCGGTTCATGGCCTACCACTTGGCAGAACTTGGTAGATACAGAAATGGCAACGTATCGCTGACGCTGGGCTTGCAGCGCTCCAGCAGCAGCCTCTCAGTTCCTAATGCCCAGCAGAGCTTCTCCGGTGTCAGAGACGATGACATCTACAATGCTACCGCTCCTCTTGGTGTCAGCATTGCATCTTCAGATTACGAATCGATGAATCAGATGGATCAACGTCAACGGTTTGAGCAATCACCTCTTCTGCATGATTTTGTGGCCTGA